From the genome of Haloplanus vescus:
GACGAGGCCGAACACTTCGCCCTCAGGAATCGAGAGCGAGACGCCGTCGAGCGCGACGGTGTCGCCGTACCGCTTGCGCACGTTCTGGGCGACGAGTGCCGGTGCTATCTCGGAGCGCGCTTCCGCCATACCGACGCTGGCGTCGGTGGCGAAGTAAGGGTTCTGCTTCGTCCGAGCGAATCGGTCCATTTATGTCTCGGCGTCGCCCGACGATTAATTGAGGGCGCTTAGCTCAGCCTGGACAGAGTGTCTGGCTTCGGACCAGATTGTCGCGGGTTCAAATCCTGCAGCGCCCATGGCCGAATTCTCGTTCGTAATCGCACGACAGCATCGGGGTACTCGTCGACTTTACCCGCTCTCGGCGAAATGGTCTTCCTTTCGTTCAGCTACCGAACGATCCCGGATCGTGGCGGTTCATCCCGTGGTTCGCTATCGTTAGCATGTGCCACATCGTCCCTAATCATTGGCTCGTTGAACATCCCCCACTCACCAGTAACTGACCCACAACGAGATCACGGGCCGATCCAACTGGTAGCTCGTGGATACGGGCGTTCCATGTCGAGAACCTACGAGTCGGTTCTCAGTAGACTATCTGCTCGAGAGAGGTGTCTCCCAAGATCCGATCGATACCTTTCAGTTGTACAAGAAATCAAAGTATTCATCGGATATGGAGATGATAGGTTCTCCCGATGACCCACATTTCGACGGCCGACTTGGTCGATCAGCTTGAACAGGGAACGACGAACTACTTGGAAGTATTGAGCAAGGACGCGCTGAGCGTCGAACTCGCACGGTACCCCAATCCTGAGGCAAAAACGGCTCACAAAACCGACGAACTTTATTTCATTATCTCCGGGTCGGGGATGGTCCACGTCGAAGACGAACGGTATGCTGTCGACGAGGGTGACGTAATCTATGTAGAACAAGGATCCGAACACGAGTTTTTTGATATCGAGGACAAAATCACAGCTCTCGTCGTCTTTGCGAGTGCCGAAGACACCGTCCTCGGCCACGGCCTCTGAATGTTATTGAGAATCGTTCGAGCGGCTGTTTGGACAGTTTCTCAAAACCCAGCGCCAGAGCGTTTTTGCTAACTGCGCCACAGCGTCGATTGAGTTAGTACAGACTCCAAGCCCAGCTGCTCGCGAAGTGTTCGACGACCCTCAAGATACTCGACTCTTTTTGTATGTACTGCTCATATTAGAATCAATGGAAGACGGTGCGACTCCCGAAGAGAAGAGTAGACACGGGGCTGACTGGTACCGGACGCTCGTTGAAGAAGTGAACGACCTTGCAACGGTCGTCGATACCGACGGGACCATAACCTACGTCAGTCCGGCCGTCACACGCATCCTTGGCTACGAACCCGACGAGTTGATTGGTCACGAGGGATACGAATTCGTCCATCCCGACGACCGAGAGCGAAACGCCGAGGCGGTCGAGGCCGTTCTGTCGATCCCGTCTGAACCGCAGACTGTCGAAGTCAGATTCCAGCATGCAGACGGATCGTGGCGCTGGATCGAAGCCACGATGAGGAATCGGCTCGATGACGGCCTCATTGACGGGATTCTCCTTAGCAGTCGAGACATTACTGAGCGAAAAGAGTACGAAATCGAAGTTCGGGAACTCGTCGAAGAGTACGAAGCCCTCCTGAACAATGTCGAGGATGCCATCTTTCTTATCGATGTTAAACAGTCGGATGATGGTGATATGAGGTTCGAATTCGAACGGCTCAGTCCGTCCTATGAGCGACAAACTGGTCTGACGACCGAGGAAGTACAAGGTCGGACGCCACGAAACGTATTCGGTGACGAGCAGGGGGCTGACCTCGAATCAAACTACCACCGCTGTGTCAACGTTGGTGAGCCCATTTCGTACCAGGAGGAGCTACGGGTCGAAGAAGGGGCACGGTTCTGGCAAACGAAGCTTGCGCCGGTCGTCACCGATGATGGGATAACTCGCCTCATTGGGGTCACTCGGAATGTTACCGATCGCGTCGAACGGGAGCGACAGTTACGTCAGCAAAACGAGCGACTCGACGAGTTTGCAAGCGTTATTTCACACGACTTACGTAATCCACTCAACGTCGCCCAGGGTCGTGCGACGCTCCTTGCCGAGCGAACAGAAAGCGAACATCTCGACCCACTCCTGCAAGCACTCGATCGAATGGAAGCTATCGTCGAGGACACGTTGACGCTCGCTCGCCAAGGCGAGACGATCGACGAGGCGGAGTCAATCGGGTTGACCGATCTCGTGGGAAAGTGCTGGGCGACGGTAGACACGGCCGATACGACCCTCGAAATTGTCGACGAGATGACGTTCCAAGGCGACCCCGACCGGTTACGGCACGTGTTCGAGAACCTGTTCCGGAACGCTGTCGAACACGGTGGATCTGACGTGACTGTTCGCGTCGGATGTAACGGCGAACGAGGAATTTTCGTCGAAGACGATGGGCCGGGTATCCCAGTAGACGAACGGGAAGACGTTCTCGAACCGGGGCATTCGTCGGCCAGTGGTGGTACTGGGTTCGGGTTGACTATCGTAAAACGAATCGTGGAAGCGCATGGCTGGGAGTTGTCTGTGACCGAGGGAACAGATGGTGGGGCACGGTTCGAGTTCGAGATGGCGGAATAGGGAGGCCTACTGTGAGTGGTCGGCCAAGCTCCGCCACCTATGCGTCGAGAGCTCCGGTTTTAATTCCTGCAACACACCCGTCATGTAGTAGGAATCACTCTAACGGGCTATTGGCAGTGAAGTCTACGCAATCACAGACTGAACGAGAGAGCGGGTTCTACCGGCGGTCGCGTCCGTCCGAACTGCCTACTGGAGAGAAGCTCGGCGCCTATCCTGTCAGTGCGTGTCGAACGCGTGGATCACGTCGCTCGTCGAGTATTTCTCGACTACGTTCTGTTCGTCGAAGTCGGAATCGTCACTCCAGATGGCCGCATCGCTCGCAATCGCACAGGCCAAGTAGAGTACATCGTCGGGATCAGTGTCGCCGATCGCTGTGTCCGCCTCCTCGATAGCCGGATGGAACTCGTCGGCAGGGGCGACCTCGATGTACTGGAACAGGAGATCGACGAACTGCGCTACTCGATCCGGATCCATCCCGGACTTCTCCACGATCAACTCCTCGTAGTTCTCGATCTCGTCGTAGACGAACGTGGGAGTCAGGAGATCGGGTTCAAGCGTGACGATGAGCTCTCGCGTTTCCGAGTCGGCGATGAGTGCAGAGATGACGACGTTGGCGTCGACGACCAGCTTCATTCGTCGTCTTACGCCGATTCCTCGTCGACGCGCTCGCGTCCGCTCTCGTTTATCTTGTCGGCGATCTCCTGTACGTCGCTCTCGGTGAGGTCACTCTCGCTCGTGAGTTCATCCATCACTTCGAGCGCGTCGATTTTCTCTTCGATCGCCTGCCGCGTGACCTCGCTCCAGTTGATCTCCGGATGCTTCTCCATTCGCTCTTTGAGGTCGTCGTCTACGTTGACCGTGATGGTAGGCATAATGAAATCTATGAAGACACAGAATACTGTGTCTTTCGGTGTGTTCTATTCTCCTCGAATTCGACCGTTTCAGGCCCATCAAGGGACTTCGTTCACCGACCGAACGAGCGCCTGCAGCGCCCATGGCCGATTTTCCGGGTCGTAATCGCATGACAGCATCGGGGTAATACTCAGTTTCACCCTCTTTCGACGCAATGGGTTTCCTTTCGTTCGCAGAGCGAACGATGCTGGATTGTGGCGGTTCAATCCCATGGTTCGCTATTGTTAGCACGCACCACACTATCCCTAATCATTGGCCCACTGAGAACCTCTCAGTTACGATCACCGGCCTGCAGGCGTTCCATATCGAGAAACTACCAGTAGACACACCATTGAAGCCGCTGCTGAATACAGGGTGCGAATGTTACACGACGGGGTACCGAGTACGAACTCGCAAGTCACCGTTGACGAACCAGTTAGCGTCCTCACAGCACTTGGGATGCTCGTGAACAGCCACGGGCGTGAGGACCCGTTTCTTCTCCTGCAGGTCAGTGTGACATGCCCGTGAGTCCCGACGTAGTGCCCTCGGGAGGCCATCCAGCAGCATAAATGGTCGTCACCTATTTCACGACTTCCTACAGAACTACTGCCATGTCCTATTCACTTCTCTACGTTGATCCAGATGAATCAACCCAGACAGAGACGGCCGCTACTCTGAGCGATTCTCTCGCAGACCTTGATCCGGACATTAGTACGGCAGTTTCCCTTGCGGAGGCTACGGAGGCACTAACTGTTGATCTCTCTGTCCTTATCACAGAGTATGATCTTCCGGACGGCACTGGGTTTGAGCTTATCAAGAAGGCCCAAGACGTCTGCCCGGATGCGGCGTGTATTCTCTATACCGATGCGGATGTCTCCCAACTCAATACCGATGACCTCCACGGGGCAATTACCGAATATGTTGGCAAACACTCTGTGTTTGGAGACAATCGCTTGACCGATCTTGTACGCACGAGCCTCACTACCACACCCCACACCGACTATCCCAAGCCCCAGACGGAAGCCGAACGTCTCACCGCTCTCCGCTCATACGCACTTGATGATCCTAAGTTGGTTGGGTCGCTTGATCGAATCACGGACTTGGCCGCCGCTCATTTCGAGGTTGAGATTGCGTCAGTCAATATCATTGACGATCGGAGTCAAGAATTTCTTGCGTGTCATGGGGCCGCCGAAGAGTGGGAGTCGATGCATCGGGAAGATTCGATCTGCACGTTTACGATTGTTGAAGATGCGGACGTCATGACTGTTGCGGACGTCGCTGAGGATCCCCGGTTTGCGTCCCGTAGTGGGTCACTCATCGATATGGGGATACGCTCGTACATGGGTGCGAGTTTGGTGACCGCTTCCGGCTTGCCGATCGGGACTCTGTGTGTCTATGATAACGAGGTACGATCGTTTTCAGCAGACGATGAAGCCTACCTCAAAGATTTGGCAACCACCGCGATGAATCTGATCGACGCATACGCTCGGACTCCAGCGATGACTGATGATGGAGGTGCCCAATGAGCGGAAGTCAGGACGTCAGTTACCAGTTCTCAGATCGGCTCCCGATTAATCCGATTGAGCCGGGATCGACGGTGATGGTTGCCGGCCCCAAGTTCAGTCCGGCCGAGGACCTCGCCCTCTCGATGGTCGCTGATGCCGCAACACATGAGGAGGGGATGTTGTTCCTCTCCACGAACATGACCGTAGAGAGATTGCTATCGGCTTGTCAACAATCACAGCCAGGATTAGAGCCGTCTCATGTCGGCGTTGTTGACTGCACAGGCCAAGATATCGGGGATGCCGACTCCGAGGCAGAGGTCATGTACGTTTCGACACAGAGTGATCTGACCGGAATGGGGATGAAATTCTCGTCATTGTACGAGTCGTTATATCAGAATCACCCTGACGGCCGAGTGCGGATCGGACTGGTAAGTTTGTCATCACTCGTGATGTATGCCGACTTACGAGACGTGTTCAGGTTCGCGCAGACGATTTCAGCCCGGATTGAGAGTGCTGGTGGGCTCGGGGTATTTACTATTGATCCATCGATGCACGATACACAAATAGTGAACACTCTAAAGCAGGTCGCTGACGGGCTCGTTCAGGTCCGCGACGCTGATGCAGACACATCGAAGACTGCTGACGGAGAACTCCAAATCAAGGGCTTTCGTAATCAGTCTCCTGACTGGCAGCCCTTCAGCCTCTAGTGACGATTGGTTGGCGTTGAACATTCCTGTGCCTTCTAACTCCCAGGGAGTGCCACCTGGGAGGCCGCGGTTCTATACAGGCTCCAGCCGTGAGCGATGGGCGTTCCAATAATCTTAGCTGGACGTGTGCCCACCCCAGAGATGAGGTGAGAACTCAGCTGTTGAGTGGGGAGTCAATCCAAGAACGCTCTTAGGTGAGCGATTGTTGGTGGGCTGCTATCTGGTTTTGGAGGCGGGATACATTCGCCAACGGCAGCGCAGAAGCCACCGAACAGAGGATCAAACTGGAGGGGTCCTCGGTACGCCATAAATTCGACCGCCTCACGCCCGAAAGGACGATTCATTCATTGTTCGAACAAGCGCCTGCAGCACCTATCTTGCTGCCGCGAACGAATCCGTGAGCGGCGGCAACGTGAACTGATTTGAATCCGGCAGTGGCAACGTAAGTGGGCCCACGGTGAGGTTCAACTTCTGCAATGCCTATGGTTGAACTCTCGTTCGCAATCGCACGATTCCGGATTGTGATGGTCCGGATTGCGGTCCACTGCTGTTAGCATGCACCACAATATCCAGATTATAATTAAATTTACATATATAGAATCGTAGTATTGAGTCAATCTACATCGTTACGCCCCATGGGAGCAACACAAACACACTTCAACCCCGATTTCACCCTTCCGAGATTTTATGCAACCAACTTTTGAACTGTGACATGTATGCCCTCCATTACACGACGAAAGGCGATTTCCCTACTCACAGGGTGTGTTGCACTCGGCGCAATCGGCGGTGTCGTTGCCCATACGACACAAAAGGATGCCCCGAATCTACTCGTGAATAATCAGACAGACAGCGAACTACAGGTCACGACGGTCATCCGTACCGCTGACGATGGTGAAGTGATCGTCGACGACACTGCATCGATTTCAGCGAATGGCGATCACGGATACACAGGCCTTGCTGCAAACGAGCCGCTCGATGTGACGATTCGGACGAATACCGGATTGGAGAACTCGTACCGATGGGAGCAAACCAATCCGGAGAATACGCTGTCTGTCGGCATCTCCGCCGACGAGATCGGGTTCGTCGTTGCGATGCCGCCCTAACGTAGCGATTCGGACTGCTCTCGAAACACTGGCGCCGATTCGATATCACCCGCGATAGCCTGCGCGTATTCGCACAAGAGCCAACTCTCGTTATCCTGCCGGTGTTGAGTCTTCTCGCGGTCGGGAGCGGCGATTACGACGAGCGCATCGTCGAGCAGTTCTCCCGCGACCAGAGTCGGTTTGGCTCGGCTTTGATCAGTGGCTCTCCCGAAGCTGTCGCCGACTCTAGGGTGATGCCGGGACCCCTAGACGGCATCCTCGAGAGAGACGACGAGCAGATGCTGACGGCGGTGGCGAGGAAGTAGACATCCTCGGGATGGGGGCAGAGAAGATGTCTGCGGCGGCGCTGGACGCCCCACTCGTCCATCTCGCCGGTGCGCAGGAGCTCTCGAGCGCCGAGAAGGAAGCAGCCGCGGACGAAATCGAGTGCTGTTTCGATTATACCGATTATCGCGACGAATGAACCAAGAGTGCTCGATCGAGAGTCACCGCGCTAAACAACCGGTGAACGAGCACTCACACGCTCAGAGGGTCTACGCCGTGACCTACGGAGAGTCAAGACCTCCCGTCGGACTGGAGGGCCCATCGGTGACTCACAGACCAAGTCCCGTACTGTATTCCAACGTTCCGAACCCGGTACCCATCGACTCGCCGTCTATCCGCGTGCCGCCGACATGTCCAGCGAGTCCGGTCGTCCGGAACATGAACTCGTTGTAACTCCAGTGAGACGTAAAGCGGCCACCGAGTCTCGACCGGTCGAGCCAGTTTCGCGCCCGGCCGTAGGTCCGGGCAACGAACCGGACGTAATCGCCGTCCTCGTTCTCGACGCGAACGTCGAAGTCAGGCGAATCGCCAGTCCCCAACAGTGGCTCGATAGATATTCTATCAAACTCGACATGCCCCTCTCTCGAGCCCCAGCTCCAGAATCCGGACTGTCGAAGCGGTATCGTCAGTCGTTCGAGTCTGTTCGAGGAGAAGAACTTGTAGCCTCGGCGGAATAGTTGTGGCCCGATAAACGGAATCAGTGCCGAGAAAGAGGTGCCGTCCGGGAAGAGCGCCCAGATCCACTTCCAAGGGAGCAGCGGCATGTCGAAACACACGCGCTGGAAGTAACACGACCCAGACAGCGTCTCGGGGCCGTCCGGCAGGTCGAACTCTCCTTCGAACTCCATCTGGCGCCACGCAACGACTTCGGCGCCACCCAGCGGTGTGTCGATATCCAGTGAGTGGTGTGGTGAGGTCATCTTCGAGTCGAGGGTACCCCACGCCTCGAACTCCGCCTCGGCGTCGTCGCCGATGACGTGGGCCTGCAATCCAAGGGGGCGGTCCGAGAGCGCGGCCATCTCGCTTCCGCGTCTGGTGCCGTCCTCGCGGTCTGCCCAGGCCTCGAGACGTTGGTCCTCGCGGCAGAGCACCGCTTCGGCTGGTTGTCTGACGACGTGGTCGTGGACCGCTTCGTCGTCGCCGGTCCAACCAACCGTCGTCGCGTTGAATCTGTCCACACCGTTGACGATAGGACGGTCGGCATCCATCCGCTGAGGCGGGAGGTCGTTCACACGGCACTGGTCGCCCACACAGGCAGCTATCGAGAACATCAGCTGTCTCGGACCGTAGCCCTCCTCACCCTCCGGAAACAGGAGAAAGAACCACCACGACGAGGACGTCCCATTCTGTCGCTCAGGGTTTTGCCACCATATCTTCTCGAACACACGCCGATGCTCGGCGAGCGACCTGTCGAATGTGTCAGCCATTGGTTTACCTCCCGCTGGGGTGCTCAAGTAAGTCGTGCATCGGTCGCTGGGGATTCATAGACGCTCGAATGTATTCGCCGATGAAAGAGCTGGTGAGGTACTCGTCTTCGAGGGCGTCGTAGATGTCACGGTTCGTATTCCGGTCCTCAGTCGCAACTCGCCTCACCAACTCCCTATTGATGTCTGCTATTTCCTCGAGCGGCGAGGACGTTTCGGACATCTCACGCCTAAATGGTGATTCGTTCACCGTTCGAACGGGCGACTGCAGCACCCATCCTGTTGTGTCACTTCTATCGGCCGATAGCTTCCGGAGCAGTACTTGCGACGAATCCACTACTCCTCGACGTCTGCTGACGACGTCCCCGTGTCCCTGACGAGCGCCCGAATCTCACTCATATCGAGGAGCTCGACCGTTCGTCGTGTCCCTTGCGCCGTATACAGGATACTTGCGGTAATCTCCCGGTCAGGATACACCTCGCGAACGACGTGGTAGTACACGCTCAACTGCTTGCGATACTCGTCTTCGCCGTGCCGCCCGCGGTCGGTCTTGTAGTCGACGATTTCGACGCGGTCCGGCGTGACGTGAACGAGGTCGACGACGCCCGAGATAGTGACGCGTTCGCCGTCGACGGTGAGTGGGAGGTAGGCGTCCTCCTCGACGAGGAGTTCTCCGTCGAGGCCGTCGAGGAACTGCACGACGTTCTCTTCGTCATCGTTCCGTGGCGCCACGTCCTCACCGTCCGCATACGCCTCGGCGAAGTCGTGGACCTTGGTCCCGAACTCGGTGCCGCGACCACCCTCGACGTCCTCGAAGACGTCGTCGCGCATGAGCGTGTGCGGCGTGTGTCCTCTCGGCCCCTCTCGAACGGGCATCTCGATCTGGAATGTGGTCTGTGCCGTTTCGTCGGACGCTATCTCGGACAGGTCCGGCGTCACCGACTCGACGTCGACCGGGAGTTCCTCGACGAAGGTGTTCGGGTCCTCGCCAGCCGTGAAGACGACGTGGCTCTTCGCCCGCGTGATGGCGACGTAGAGGAGGCGGCGCTCCTCGTCGTAGTTGCGGGGGAGACACTTCTGGAGGACGTCGGCCTGCCAGTTGTCGTAGACGTGTGGCAGTCCGTATGCCTCGGCGGAATAGACGTGCCGCTGTCGGAGGCCGACAGGGTCGGTGTAGGTGATGTCGCCACCGCCACCCCCACCGGGTGGGAACCGCCCGCTGTTCATGTTCGCGAGGACGACGATGGGGTATTCGAGCCCCTTCGTGGCGTGAATCGTCTGGACCGTCACCGAGTCCGTCCCCGCACCCGCGTGCACCTCGTGGGTGCTCCCCGCTTCGATAGCGCGTTCGACGAACCGAACGAGGTCGCCACGCGTCTGTGTCGTCGCGTCGTGGACGGACTGGAGCGTGTGCAAAACGACATCGGCGGTCGGGCCGTCGTGGCCGTAGCGAGCGAACACACGTCGTGCGACGCCGCCGAGCGTGTCCATCTCGCGAAGTTCCTCGCGGAACGCCACCACGTTCTCGGGATACGCCTCGCGGTCGAGGATGGCGTCCACCTCGTCGAGCGTGTAGCCCGCACGCTCAAGGACGACCGCCCAGCCCCGGTCGGCGTCGTCTTCGAGGATGCGGAGCCAAGCGAGCAGGAGTTTCGCTTGGTCCGTCCTGAAGAGCTCGATACCACCCTCGTAGGCCATCGGGAGGCCGTACTCCTCGGCGGTCCCGAGCAACTCGCGGCCGAAATCACGGGTCCGCGTCAGCACCGCGATATCGCCGTACTCCGGGGCCCGTAGGTCGCCGTCCTCGTCTTCGACGCGGTAGTCGTCGTTGCCGACGATGTCCTGAATCTTCGCCAACACGGCTTCCTGCTCTTCGTCGCTCTGGATGGCCTCGATGGTGGTGTTCTCGTGGTCGGCGTTCGATTCGAGCGAGACGATGCGGTCGTCGACGGCATCGACGTCGACATCGTCCCGGTTCGCCGCCGGAACCCGCAGGCCGTGCTCCGAGAAGTCGAGAATCTCTTGAGTGGAACGGTAGTTCTCGACGAGCTTGATGGTGTTGACCGGTGTCGTCGGGTACGTGATTCGCTCGTGGTCGCTGTTCAGCTGGTCGACGAACCGGTCCAGCCGACTCTCGAACTCGACGATGTTGTCCACGTCGGCGTACTGGAAGCTGTAGATGCTCTGCTTCCAGTCGCCGACGACGCAGACGTTGTTCGTGCCCGCGAGCAGGAGTGCGAGCTTGAACTGAATCTCGCTGGAATCCTGGAACTCGTCGATCATCACGTACTCGAAGGCCACCTCGTCGCGCAGTGCGTGGTTCTCACAGAGGAGGACGAACGCGAACAGCTGGAGCATCCCGAAGTTCAGGTAGTTGCGCCGGAGCGCGAACTGGAGATACTCGTGATAGACGTCGTGAACGAACTCCTTCAGGGCTTCGCGGTCCTCCTCGAAGACACGCCGTGCGAGCTCGTCTGGCACTTGCTTGCCGCTGCCTCGGATATCCGACTTCTCCGGTGCGTCCGGAAGGTAGCACTTGTGCTGCCCGTAGCGGCCGAGTTTCGACCGCAGGACTGACTGCTTGCGCCCGTCGTTGCGCGGTTCGTTCAGGTCGTCGAACTGTGCTTTGAACGCCGCGAAGTCGCCGTCAAGGTGTCGCTCGCCGTCGCGATACCAGCCCTCGGCGTCCGGGAAGACGCCCTTGGCCGCCAGTTGGTTGAGGAGGTCGAGCAATCCGGTCGGGTCGGAGAGCGCGCGGAAGAAGTCGTCGTACTCGGGGTGGTCGTCGCTGAACCGATCGACGAATTCGCCGAACAGCGCCTCCTCGACGAGTTCGTCTTCGACCAGACGCGTCGACCCAGTGATGCGGTCGTCGATGCCGAGGTAGGTCGGCGCGGCGTGGCCGTGTTCTTCGAGGAGATCGTGACACAGCGAGTGGAACGTCTGTATCGGGGCGTCAGCGAGTTCGCGCATCCCGTAGTGGCAGTTGCCGACGATGCGCTCTCTCATCTCGGCCGCCGCGTTGTTCGTGAACGTCACCAGCAGGACGTCGTCCGGTTCGACGCCGGGTTGTGAGACGATGTTCGCGTAGCGGCGCGTCACGGTGAACGTCTTCCCCGTCCCGGCGCCGGCGTCGACGAGGTAGAGGCCGTCGGTGCTGTCGATGAGTTCCCGTTGCTGGTCGTTCGGTTCGAGGTCGGTCATCGGTCTTCCTCCAGAAGCAGGTCGCGGTTGTCCACGTAGCGGTAGTTCGGTTCGCCGCCGAGTCCATCGATTGGGAAGCGTTCCTCGCCGGCACGCCGGCGGTTCAGTTCGGCCAGACGTTCGTCGACGAACACCTCGAACGCGTCGAGGTCGTCCTCGAAGAAAGCCCGTCCCCGAACGCGCGTCAGTTGTCGCATCGCTTGCTTGCAGCCCCGTTCGACGTATTTGTAGTCGCCGACGCAGTCTTTCATCCGGGCGGTGAGCGTTTGCCCGAACGCCGAGTCGATGAGTTCGTCGCTGTCGGTCGTCTCCGGCAGGTCTGTTTCGGCGAACACCTCGGCGTAGTCCT
Proteins encoded in this window:
- a CDS encoding PAS domain S-box protein translates to MEDGATPEEKSRHGADWYRTLVEEVNDLATVVDTDGTITYVSPAVTRILGYEPDELIGHEGYEFVHPDDRERNAEAVEAVLSIPSEPQTVEVRFQHADGSWRWIEATMRNRLDDGLIDGILLSSRDITERKEYEIEVRELVEEYEALLNNVEDAIFLIDVKQSDDGDMRFEFERLSPSYERQTGLTTEEVQGRTPRNVFGDEQGADLESNYHRCVNVGEPISYQEELRVEEGARFWQTKLAPVVTDDGITRLIGVTRNVTDRVERERQLRQQNERLDEFASVISHDLRNPLNVAQGRATLLAERTESEHLDPLLQALDRMEAIVEDTLTLARQGETIDEAESIGLTDLVGKCWATVDTADTTLEIVDEMTFQGDPDRLRHVFENLFRNAVEHGGSDVTVRVGCNGERGIFVEDDGPGIPVDEREDVLEPGHSSASGGTGFGLTIVKRIVEAHGWELSVTEGTDGGARFEFEMAE
- a CDS encoding PIN domain-containing protein, which gives rise to MKLVVDANVVISALIADSETRELIVTLEPDLLTPTFVYDEIENYEELIVEKSGMDPDRVAQFVDLLFQYIEVAPADEFHPAIEEADTAIGDTDPDDVLYLACAIASDAAIWSDDSDFDEQNVVEKYSTSDVIHAFDTH
- a CDS encoding DUF7504 family protein, whose translation is MSGSQDVSYQFSDRLPINPIEPGSTVMVAGPKFSPAEDLALSMVADAATHEEGMLFLSTNMTVERLLSACQQSQPGLEPSHVGVVDCTGQDIGDADSEAEVMYVSTQSDLTGMGMKFSSLYESLYQNHPDGRVRIGLVSLSSLVMYADLRDVFRFAQTISARIESAGGLGVFTIDPSMHDTQIVNTLKQVADGLVQVRDADADTSKTADGELQIKGFRNQSPDWQPFSL
- a CDS encoding GAF domain-containing protein, yielding MSYSLLYVDPDESTQTETAATLSDSLADLDPDISTAVSLAEATEALTVDLSVLITEYDLPDGTGFELIKKAQDVCPDAACILYTDADVSQLNTDDLHGAITEYVGKHSVFGDNRLTDLVRTSLTTTPHTDYPKPQTEAERLTALRSYALDDPKLVGSLDRITDLAAAHFEVEIASVNIIDDRSQEFLACHGAAEEWESMHREDSICTFTIVEDADVMTVADVAEDPRFASRSGSLIDMGIRSYMGASLVTASGLPIGTLCVYDNEVRSFSADDEAYLKDLATTAMNLIDAYARTPAMTDDGGAQ
- a CDS encoding cupin domain-containing protein; amino-acid sequence: MTHISTADLVDQLEQGTTNYLEVLSKDALSVELARYPNPEAKTAHKTDELYFIISGSGMVHVEDERYAVDEGDVIYVEQGSEHEFFDIEDKITALVVFASAEDTVLGHGL
- a CDS encoding UvrD-helicase domain-containing protein; translated protein: MTDLEPNDQQRELIDSTDGLYLVDAGAGTGKTFTVTRRYANIVSQPGVEPDDVLLVTFTNNAAAEMRERIVGNCHYGMRELADAPIQTFHSLCHDLLEEHGHAAPTYLGIDDRITGSTRLVEDELVEEALFGEFVDRFSDDHPEYDDFFRALSDPTGLLDLLNQLAAKGVFPDAEGWYRDGERHLDGDFAAFKAQFDDLNEPRNDGRKQSVLRSKLGRYGQHKCYLPDAPEKSDIRGSGKQVPDELARRVFEEDREALKEFVHDVYHEYLQFALRRNYLNFGMLQLFAFVLLCENHALRDEVAFEYVMIDEFQDSSEIQFKLALLLAGTNNVCVVGDWKQSIYSFQYADVDNIVEFESRLDRFVDQLNSDHERITYPTTPVNTIKLVENYRSTQEILDFSEHGLRVPAANRDDVDVDAVDDRIVSLESNADHENTTIEAIQSDEEQEAVLAKIQDIVGNDDYRVEDEDGDLRAPEYGDIAVLTRTRDFGRELLGTAEEYGLPMAYEGGIELFRTDQAKLLLAWLRILEDDADRGWAVVLERAGYTLDEVDAILDREAYPENVVAFREELREMDTLGGVARRVFARYGHDGPTADVVLHTLQSVHDATTQTRGDLVRFVERAIEAGSTHEVHAGAGTDSVTVQTIHATKGLEYPIVVLANMNSGRFPPGGGGGGDITYTDPVGLRQRHVYSAEAYGLPHVYDNWQADVLQKCLPRNYDEERRLLYVAITRAKSHVVFTAGEDPNTFVEELPVDVESVTPDLSEIASDETAQTTFQIEMPVREGPRGHTPHTLMRDDVFEDVEGGRGTEFGTKVHDFAEAYADGEDVAPRNDDEENVVQFLDGLDGELLVEEDAYLPLTVDGERVTISGVVDLVHVTPDRVEIVDYKTDRGRHGEDEYRKQLSVYYHVVREVYPDREITASILYTAQGTRRTVELLDMSEIRALVRDTGTSSADVEE